Proteins found in one Anopheles aquasalis chromosome 3, idAnoAquaMG_Q_19, whole genome shotgun sequence genomic segment:
- the LOC126574772 gene encoding ubiquinone biosynthesis O-methyltransferase, translating into MLPQRCSKLIKHTFLNIRTARCYSTAPENVGKQYQNVDQREVDNLSRQSNEWWDPNGPIRGLHAMNALRVPLIRDGLIATGVVGRDRIQKPKVLENVNILEVGCGGGILSEKLARLHANVVGIDPSEKLISVASEHAKESRDLIPDHIQYHVETIEVHASKNPERYDAVVASEVLEHVGDKVAFIEQCVSALKPGGSIFITTLNKTPASWLGAIVGAEYIFKLVPEETHDWDKFISPLELQRILSCYSCKTILFHGMFYQFWANQWCWTKNTEINYAIQAVKMVES; encoded by the exons ATGCTACCTCAACGATGCAGTAAGCTgataaaacacacatttttgaATATAAG AACCGCAAGATGTTATTCCACGGCGCcggaaaatgttggaaaacagTACCAGAACGTAGATCAGCGAGAGGTGGACAACTTATCACGACAGTCGAACGAATGGTGGGATCCGAATGGGCCGATCCGCGGATTGCACGCCATGAATGCTTTACGTGTGCCGCTGATTCGCGATGGACTCATCGCCACCGGTGTTGTCGGTAGAGATCGAATCCAGAAACCCAAAGTTCTCGAGAACGTTAACATCCTAGAGGTCGGCTGTGGAGGGGGCATTCTATCGGAAAAGCTGGCCCGCCTGCATGCCAACGTGGTCGGTATCGATCCCAGCGAGAAGCTCATTTCCGTTGCCAGCGAACATGCCAAAGAGAGCAGGGATTTGATTCCAGACCACATCCAGTATCACGTGGAAACCATCGAGGTTCATGCGTCCAAGAATCCGGAACGGTATGATGCAGTTGTGGCATCGGAAGTGTTGGAGCATGTCGGGGACAAAGTGGCGTTCATAGAACAGTGCGTGAGCGCTCTGAAACCCGGGGGATCGATCTTCATCACCACGCTGAACAAAACCCCTGCATCCTGGCTGGGTGCGATCGTGGGTGCAGAATACATCTTCAAGCTGGTCCCCGAGGAGACGCACGATTGGGACAAGTTTATTTCGCCACTGGAGCTGCAAAGAATACTGTCCTGTTACAGCTGCAAAACTATCTTGTTCCACGGAATGTTCTACCAGTTTTGGGCGAATCAGTGGTGTTGGACCAAAAACACCGAAATCAATTACGCTATTCAGGCGGTGAAAATGGTCGAATCTTAA
- the LOC126574773 gene encoding M-phase phosphoprotein 6: MASKMNKVQLSKGILQMKFMSRTKAKFDKETDDAQGRALYASEITNKMLNESSNYVIEPSYVPCEELIEGRVSFGGMNPEIERLIELETGAQTAKRERAEAIKNSKMQTDVPDAEMAQFYSSVMKTMHKKYEPNRKRLQHPLPLNIKRQQ; encoded by the exons ATGGCTAGCAAAATGAATAAGGTGCAGCTTTCCAAAGGTATTTTACAGATGAAATTCATGTCACGGACAAAAGCAAAGTTCGATAAGGAAACAGACGACGCACAAGGACG GGCGCTGTATGCGAGCGAAATCACCAATAAAATGCTGAACGAATCGTCCAACTACGTGATCGAGCCCAGCTATGTGCCATGCGAGGAACTGATTGAGGGACGCGTTAGTTTTGGCGGAATGAATCCGGAAATCGAACGGCTGATTGAGCTGGAAACTGGCGCACAGACTGCGAAACGAGAGCGTGCCGAAGCGATCAAAAATAGTAAAATGCAAACCGATGTACCGGATGCAGAGATGGCCCAGTTCTATTCTAGCGTGATGAAAACGATGCACAAAAAGTACGAACCCAACCGCAAGCGGCTACAACACCCGTTACCGTTAAACATTAAACGACAGCAGTAG
- the LOC126577052 gene encoding coiled-coil and C2 domain-containing protein 1-like isoform X2 — protein MFGFNKKPAPPKRERKRDPSEFGIFGMPDNLGGIGEDGDDGSDDDDDALEAELAAIAAGSGGARKARPKPKAKGIVAPQELDAMVAASLRDIGSDEEDGDDDEDDSDLLNELTTITGGVSLDNDDDDDDNDDGDETPPASSARSGSGLVALIKSRITMYTQAEENAKKAGDSSKARRFNRGLKTLKDQLRVAEAGKSVPEADIPPEVSVKIATASAADDTPKPGTAPVRPAPPPPAVKSPKPVLEPADIDAAGPSKSPPPVPARRPAAQPPQTPAPVLVATSPAADNRKLQMLNERKLQYKQAAVIAKKAGDNVKALAYVKVLKQFDLVLAALEKGEEVDLSRMPPPPAELSVAATSQHTVPSTSKPKEEAKLQQDAEVPSPSTPMAPAPEQPGEDEDEGEENLIQASTVLEALEQRLDKYKSVEQAAKDEGNSSKARRMGRIVKQYQDAIKLHKAGKPIPVDELPTPPGYGPIPVDGPPKPAPAIPVKPVAPKPAQPTAPQPSSAASPPVPGTSKASPKPPATQFDKQLALLLERQQQYRQAAVEAKKAGELDEAKEFLRVFKGLEKMVEIARAGGRVDLSTIPIAPGKRQALEASFTIVSTDDCEQATEEAATGSDVQDVDSETRIRLEEQLSKQLIMCRNTRDHHRAIGDVAGMNKFENLALNVQKDLDVVRLGHKRGLPLPKFHYEKLQFNVVKCNTDLSDNEIEITIVRGINYNVANPKDVDTYVKFEFPYPQEDPIKGRTNIVKDTHSPEYNYQQTIELQRNQRNCQRIFKRHALKCEVYSKGGFLRSDALIGTVSVKLQPLETQIELHDSFPLMDGRRTVGGKLEVKIRVRNPILTKQIEQINERWVVFDS, from the exons ATGTTTGGTTTCAATAAAAAGCCAGCGCCACCGAAGCGTGAAAGGAAACGGGATCCTTCCGAG TTTGGAATATTCGGTATGCCGGACAATCTGGGCGGTATTGGCGAGGATGGGGACGACGGcagtgatgacgatgatgatgcactggAGGCAGAACTAGCTGCTATTGCGGCCGGCAGCGGGGGAGCACGTAAAGCGAGACCGAAACCAAAAGCCAAAGGAATTGTAGCGCCACAGGAGCTGGATGCGATGGTGGCCGCGAGCCTACGGGATATTGGTAGCGATGaagaggatggtgatgatgatgaggatgattcGGATTTACTCAACGAgctgaccaccatcaccgggggTGTTTCGCtggacaacgatgacgatgacgacgacaacgatgatggagatgaaaCGCCACCAGCAAGTAGCGCACGAAGTGGTAGTGGGCTTGTTGCGTTGATAAAGTCCCGTATCACTATGTACACACAGGCGGAAGAAAACGCCAAGAAAGCGGGAGATTCTAGCAAAGCGCGGCGATTCAATCGAGGACTGAAGACGCTGAAAGATCAGCTTCGTGTGGCCGAAGCAGGCAAATCGGTTCCAGAAGCCGATATACCTCCGGAGGTTAGCGTTAAAATCGCCACAGCATCCGCTGCAGACGATACTCCGAAACCGGGAACTGCACCAGTTcggccagcaccgccaccacctgcAGTCAAATCACCAAAACCCGTGCTGGAACCGGCAGATATCGATGCTGCAGGACCGTCAAAGTCACCGCCGCCGGTCCCTGCGCGGCGTCCAGCCGCACAGCCTCcccaaacaccagcaccggtccTGGTTGCAACGAGTCCTGCTGCAGACAATCGCAAATTGCAAATGCTTAACGAACGCAAGTTGCAATACAAACAGGCCGCAGTGATCGCGAAGAAAGCAGGGGACAATGTGAAGGCTTTGGCCTACGTAAAGGTACTGAAACAGTTTGACCTCGTTCTGGCTGCCCTAGAGAAAGGCGAGGAAGTGGATCTAAGCCggatgccaccgccaccggcggAGCTTTCGGTTGCTGCAACTAGCCAACACACAGTGCCTTCCACGAGCAAACcgaaagaggaagcaaaactGCAGCAAGATGCAGAAGTGCCTTCGCCATCGACTCCAATGGCACCGGCCCCGGAGCAACCGGGtgaagatgaggatgagggTGAGGAAAATCTTATTCAAGCCAGCACGGTACTTGAGGCACTCGAGCAACGATTGGACAAATACAAATCCGTCGAGCAGGCAGCAAAAGATGAAGGCAACAGTTCGAAGGCTCGCCGGATGGGACGTATTGTGAAGCAATACCAGGATGCCATCAAGCTACACAAAGCTGGGAAACCGATTCCGGTCGATGAACTGCCCACACCGCCCGGATATGGTCCCATTCCGGTCGATGGTCCTCCTAAACCGGCTCCAGCCATCCCCGTGAAACCGGTAGCGCCAAAACCTGCGCAACCAACGGCACCACAACCCTCATCGGCGGCTTCCCCTCCTGTACCGGGGACTAGCAAGGCTTCTCCCAAGCCACCGGCAACTCAATTCGATAAACAGTTAGCGTTGCTCCTCGAGCGCCAGCAACAGTATCGACAAGCGGCGGtcgaagcgaagaaagcggGTGAACTGGATGAAGCCAAGGAATTTCTGCGCGTCTTTAAGGGTCTGGAGAAAATGGTAGAGATAGCGCGTGCCGGTGGACGTGTCGATTTGAGTACGATTCCGATTGCACCGGGCAAGCGGCAAGCGCTGGAAGCATCATTTACGATCGTTAGCACGGATGATTGTGAACAGGCCACCGAAGAGGCTGCCACCGGATCCGACGTACAGGACGTGGACAGTGAAACGCGCATCCGGCTGGAGGAGCAACTGTCCAAGCAACTAATCATGTGTCGCAACACGCGTGATCATCACCGGGCTATCGGGGACGTTGCCGGGATGAATAAGTTTGAAAATCTCGCACTTAATGTGCAGAAAGATCTGGATGTGGTACGGTTGGGCCATAAGCGCGGTTTACCGTTGCCCAAGTTCCACTACGAAAAGCTACAGTTCAACGTCGTGAAGTGTAATACCGATTTGTCGGATAACGAGATTGAAATTACGATAGTACGCGGTATCAACTATAATGTGGCGAACCCCAAGGACGTGGATACTTatgtgaaatttgaatttcccTATCCCCAG GAAGATCCGATTAAGGGACGGACTAACATTGTCAAGGACACTCACAGCCCGGAGTACAACTATCAGCAGACGATCGAGCTTCAGCGTAACCAGAGAAACTGTCAGCGAATATTCAAGCGCCATGCTTTGAAGTGTGAAGTCTACTCGAAAGG TGGCTTCCTTCGGTCGGACGCGCTGATTGGTACGGTTTCGGTGAAGCTGCAACCGCTCGAAACACAAATCGAGCTTCACGACTCATTTCCG CTAATGGACGGACGGCGTACGGTCGGTGGTAAGCTGGAGGTGAAAATACGTGTCCGTAATCCCATTCTAACGAAGCAGATCGAGCAGATTAACGAACGCTGGGTGGTGTTCGATTCGTAG
- the LOC126577052 gene encoding coiled-coil and C2 domain-containing protein 1-like isoform X1, with protein MFGFNKKPAPPKRERKRDPSEFGIFGMPDNLGGIGEDGDDGSDDDDDALEAELAAIAAGSGGARKARPKPKAKGIVAPQELDAMVAASLRDIGSDEEDGDDDEDDSDLLNELTTITGGVSLDNDDDDDDNDDGDETPPASSARSGSGLVALIKSRITMYTQAEENAKKAGDSSKARRFNRGLKTLKDQLRVAEAGKSVPEADIPPEVSVKIATASAADDTPKPGTAPVRPAPPPPAVKSPKPVLEPADIDAAGPSKSPPPVPARRPAAQPPQTPAPVLVATSPAADNRKLQMLNERKLQYKQAAVIAKKAGDNVKALAYVKVLKQFDLVLAALEKGEEVDLSRMPPPPAELSVAATSQHTVPSTSKPKEEAKLQQDAEVPSPSTPMAPAPEQPGEDEDEGEENLIQASTVLEALEQRLDKYKSVEQAAKDEGNSSKARRMGRIVKQYQDAIKLHKAGKPIPVDELPTPPGYGPIPVDGPPKPAPAIPVKPVAPKPAQPTAPQPSSAASPPVPGTSKASPKPPATQFDKQLALLLERQQQYRQAAVEAKKAGELDEAKEFLRVFKGLEKMVEIARAGGRVDLSTIPIAPGKRQALEASFTIVSTDDCEQATEEAATGSDVQDVDSETRIRLEEQLSKQLIMCRNTRDHHRAIGDVAGMNKFENLALNVQKDLDVVRLGHKRGLPLPKFHYEKLQFNVVKCNTDLSDNEIEITIVRGINYNVANPKDVDTYVKFEFPYPQEDPIKGRTNIVKDTHSPEYNYQQTIELQRNQRNCQRIFKRHALKCEVYSKGRCCSQGASNGLFSCFSGFLRSDALIGTVSVKLQPLETQIELHDSFPLMDGRRTVGGKLEVKIRVRNPILTKQIEQINERWVVFDS; from the exons ATGTTTGGTTTCAATAAAAAGCCAGCGCCACCGAAGCGTGAAAGGAAACGGGATCCTTCCGAG TTTGGAATATTCGGTATGCCGGACAATCTGGGCGGTATTGGCGAGGATGGGGACGACGGcagtgatgacgatgatgatgcactggAGGCAGAACTAGCTGCTATTGCGGCCGGCAGCGGGGGAGCACGTAAAGCGAGACCGAAACCAAAAGCCAAAGGAATTGTAGCGCCACAGGAGCTGGATGCGATGGTGGCCGCGAGCCTACGGGATATTGGTAGCGATGaagaggatggtgatgatgatgaggatgattcGGATTTACTCAACGAgctgaccaccatcaccgggggTGTTTCGCtggacaacgatgacgatgacgacgacaacgatgatggagatgaaaCGCCACCAGCAAGTAGCGCACGAAGTGGTAGTGGGCTTGTTGCGTTGATAAAGTCCCGTATCACTATGTACACACAGGCGGAAGAAAACGCCAAGAAAGCGGGAGATTCTAGCAAAGCGCGGCGATTCAATCGAGGACTGAAGACGCTGAAAGATCAGCTTCGTGTGGCCGAAGCAGGCAAATCGGTTCCAGAAGCCGATATACCTCCGGAGGTTAGCGTTAAAATCGCCACAGCATCCGCTGCAGACGATACTCCGAAACCGGGAACTGCACCAGTTcggccagcaccgccaccacctgcAGTCAAATCACCAAAACCCGTGCTGGAACCGGCAGATATCGATGCTGCAGGACCGTCAAAGTCACCGCCGCCGGTCCCTGCGCGGCGTCCAGCCGCACAGCCTCcccaaacaccagcaccggtccTGGTTGCAACGAGTCCTGCTGCAGACAATCGCAAATTGCAAATGCTTAACGAACGCAAGTTGCAATACAAACAGGCCGCAGTGATCGCGAAGAAAGCAGGGGACAATGTGAAGGCTTTGGCCTACGTAAAGGTACTGAAACAGTTTGACCTCGTTCTGGCTGCCCTAGAGAAAGGCGAGGAAGTGGATCTAAGCCggatgccaccgccaccggcggAGCTTTCGGTTGCTGCAACTAGCCAACACACAGTGCCTTCCACGAGCAAACcgaaagaggaagcaaaactGCAGCAAGATGCAGAAGTGCCTTCGCCATCGACTCCAATGGCACCGGCCCCGGAGCAACCGGGtgaagatgaggatgagggTGAGGAAAATCTTATTCAAGCCAGCACGGTACTTGAGGCACTCGAGCAACGATTGGACAAATACAAATCCGTCGAGCAGGCAGCAAAAGATGAAGGCAACAGTTCGAAGGCTCGCCGGATGGGACGTATTGTGAAGCAATACCAGGATGCCATCAAGCTACACAAAGCTGGGAAACCGATTCCGGTCGATGAACTGCCCACACCGCCCGGATATGGTCCCATTCCGGTCGATGGTCCTCCTAAACCGGCTCCAGCCATCCCCGTGAAACCGGTAGCGCCAAAACCTGCGCAACCAACGGCACCACAACCCTCATCGGCGGCTTCCCCTCCTGTACCGGGGACTAGCAAGGCTTCTCCCAAGCCACCGGCAACTCAATTCGATAAACAGTTAGCGTTGCTCCTCGAGCGCCAGCAACAGTATCGACAAGCGGCGGtcgaagcgaagaaagcggGTGAACTGGATGAAGCCAAGGAATTTCTGCGCGTCTTTAAGGGTCTGGAGAAAATGGTAGAGATAGCGCGTGCCGGTGGACGTGTCGATTTGAGTACGATTCCGATTGCACCGGGCAAGCGGCAAGCGCTGGAAGCATCATTTACGATCGTTAGCACGGATGATTGTGAACAGGCCACCGAAGAGGCTGCCACCGGATCCGACGTACAGGACGTGGACAGTGAAACGCGCATCCGGCTGGAGGAGCAACTGTCCAAGCAACTAATCATGTGTCGCAACACGCGTGATCATCACCGGGCTATCGGGGACGTTGCCGGGATGAATAAGTTTGAAAATCTCGCACTTAATGTGCAGAAAGATCTGGATGTGGTACGGTTGGGCCATAAGCGCGGTTTACCGTTGCCCAAGTTCCACTACGAAAAGCTACAGTTCAACGTCGTGAAGTGTAATACCGATTTGTCGGATAACGAGATTGAAATTACGATAGTACGCGGTATCAACTATAATGTGGCGAACCCCAAGGACGTGGATACTTatgtgaaatttgaatttcccTATCCCCAG GAAGATCCGATTAAGGGACGGACTAACATTGTCAAGGACACTCACAGCCCGGAGTACAACTATCAGCAGACGATCGAGCTTCAGCGTAACCAGAGAAACTGTCAGCGAATATTCAAGCGCCATGCTTTGAAGTGTGAAGTCTACTCGAAAGG CCGTTGCTGCAGCCAGGGTGCATCAAATGGACTTTTCTCCTGTTTCAGTGGCTTCCTTCGGTCGGACGCGCTGATTGGTACGGTTTCGGTGAAGCTGCAACCGCTCGAAACACAAATCGAGCTTCACGACTCATTTCCG CTAATGGACGGACGGCGTACGGTCGGTGGTAAGCTGGAGGTGAAAATACGTGTCCGTAATCCCATTCTAACGAAGCAGATCGAGCAGATTAACGAACGCTGGGTGGTGTTCGATTCGTAG
- the LOC126575669 gene encoding uncharacterized protein LOC126575669: protein MDQSTTAATISSSSLSTCSNALTHHQHGPDASLLGSDMECIEENVIIDEITEAEPTSVTLRYCKRKFLRPYVIILALAGIRPSSTDLEFLGRWVGHLQTALVLCMLCLGYVLQFLCGYRRDHGFPSTNDVTPATTTGVTAKSWSTDASRAYEAFNGTTTWKPLASNDGDPSSSNRTHRILEADHSGLAGSGEAIFIYLIPALLHLNGYLLAVFIYRFADNEQLQCLVERVFILSNNPRRLVRTLWLYFGLGVGWLGASIAYVLVLGGDSTSAYERFTSFRWPLHFNASPTTDMLKGVLTMALFCHDLVQMVVIVSYSLICYLLRCYLKALKEKLLLHTIEPLNWMREICEFRKLLYHLNTRISLPVASLTVLNLSYTVSSVVHLFRDMTACPINIFTASLANILLWLFISLMPFFQAASLTVTCRQTQSCGHLISIRPFVHRNTSSEDLNTVLLYASSLKMSAKLFRMPISAHYLCFFVLVCFIAILTFGMCLNISLGAH from the exons ATTGACGAAATCACCGAGGCCGAACCAACGTCCGTCACGTTGCGCTACTGCAAACGCAAG TTCCTTCGACCGTACGTGATCATCTTGGCGTTGGCCGGCATTCGACCGAGCTCCACGGATCTGGAATTTCTCGGACGTTGGGTTGGCCATCTGCAAACTGCGCTCGTGCTCTGTATGCTCTGCCTCGGTTATGTGCTTCAGTTTCTGTGTGGATACAG ACGGGATCATGGATTTCCCTCGACGAACGACgtaacaccagcaacaaccaccggTGTTACCGCGAAAAGTTGGTCAACTGATGCCTCTCGAGCGTATGAAGCATTCAACGGGACGACTACCTGGAAACCATTGGCCAGCAACGATGGCGATCCCAGCTCATCGAACCGCACTCATCGCATCCTCGAAGCGGATCACTCCGGACTCGCCGGTTCCGGTGAGGCTATCTTCATCTATCTCATTCCGGCCCTGCTGCACCTGAACGGGTACCTTTTGGCGGTCTTCATCTACCGATTCGCCGACAACGAGCAGCTGCAGTGTCTCGTCGAAAGG GTATTTATACTGAGCAACAACCCACGGCGTTTGGTGCGAACGCTCTGGCTGTACTTTGGCCTCGGTGTTGGCTggttgggcgcctccatcgcctaCGTACTGGTGCTCGGAGGTGACAGTACCAGTGCGTACGAACGATTCACCTCCTTCCGATGGCCGCTACACTTCAACGCGTCACCTACCACCGACATGCTCAAGGGTGTCCTCACCATGGCACTCTTCTGTCATGATCTCGTGCAAATGGTTGTGATCGTGAGCTACAGCTTGATATGCTATCTACTCCGCTGTTACCTGAAGGCACTgaaggagaagctgctgcttcacacCATCGAACCGCTGAACTGGATGAGG GAGATTTGCGAGTTCCGTAAGCTGCTGTACCACCTGAACACGCGGATCTCGCTGCCGGTCGCCAGCCTTACGGTGCTGAATCTCAGCTACACCGTGTCGAGCGTTGTCCATCTGTTCCGCGATATGACGGCCTGCCCGATTAACATATTCACCGCCAGCCTCGCCAACATTCTGCTCTGGCTGTTCATCTCACTGATGCCGTTCTTTCAG GCCGCCAGCCTTACCGTCACCTGCCGCCAAACGCAGTCCTGCGGTCATCTGATTAGCATTCGACCGTTCGTACACCGGAACACGTCGTCCGAGGATCTGAACACGGTGCTGCTGTATGCTTCGTCGCTCAAAATGTCGGCCAAATTGTTCCGGATGCCGATCAGCGCCCACTATCTGTGCTTTTTCGTGCTCGTCTGCTTCATCGCCATCCTAACGTTCGGGATGTGTCTGAACATATCGCTCGGTGCTCATTAG